The DNA sequence CCACACTGGGTTTGTGGCAATAGTGCATTGATCTTTTCAACCAGCGGGTCTTCGCGCGTTGCCCAACGAACCGCAGCCAGTCCCAGGAGTGCGCCACAGATCAAGGCAATAATGACAAAGATCAGGACCGAGATAAGCATATCAATTCCTAGAACCTCACCAGACCGGTAAAGCCCATAAAGGCCAATGACATCATGCCTGCGGTAATAAAGGCAATCGCTGCGCCACGGAATGTGACCGGAACCTGGGCCGCTTGCAAACGTTCGCGCATTGCGGCAAACAAGATCATAACCAGAGAAAAACCGAGGGCGGCACCAAAGCCGTAAAATACCGATTGCACAAAAGTGTGCGCCTCCTGTACATTCAGTAGAGCAACACCCAATACGGCACAATTGGTGGTGATCAATGGCAGGTAGATGCCAAGAATTTTGTACAGCAGCGGGCTGACTTTTTTAACCGCCATTTCAGTGAATTGCACCACAATCGCAATCACCAGAATAAAACTGATGGTGCGCAGAAATTCAATCCCGAATGGTTGCAAGAAGTAGGTGTTGAGTAAGTAACTGCACACCGAAGATAAAGTTAAAACAAAAGTTGTTGCCAGGGCCATGCCAATCGCAGATTCGAGTTTTTGCGATACGCCCATAAACGGGCAAAGTCCAAGGAATTTGACCAAGACAAAATTATTCACTAATACCGTACTGACAATAATGAGAAAGAGTTCGGTCATGGTCTATTTTTTTATCTAGCTACCTAGTTGGATTGAATCAAGTGATACGCATACCTGGCCAGGCTTTGACGTCGGTGTCGAGTAAATAGATCTCTTCTTCGCCCGAAGAATTATTGCCTCCAGCGCATAAAACCATACCTTCTGAGACGCCAAAACGCATTTTCCTGGGCTTTAAGTTTGCTACGACTACGGTCAGGCGACCTTCAATGTCAGCCGGTGAATAATTGGCCTTGATGCCGGAAAACACCACGCGTTGACGATCACCGCAATCCAGGATTAACTTGAGAAGTTTGTTTGAATCCTTGACTATCTCGGCAGATAAAATACGGGCTACGCGCAGATCAATTTTAACAAAATCATCAAAACTGATCTCGGGAGCCAGCGCTTCAATTTTACTTGTGCTCAAATCACTTGGGCTGACCTGTAAGTCCTCTTTACTCGCTTCTACTATCGCGTTAATACTTTTGCTGTCAACACGCGTGAGCAGTGGTTTAAATTTTTCAATACGATGATCGAGTAAGGGGGCTTGTATGGCATTCCAGCTCGGTGAAGTAATATTTAAAAAGGCTTCAGCTTTTTTAGCCAATTCGGGAATGACCGGTTTGAGGTAGTGCACCAATACGCGGAAGCAATTCAAGCCCTGGGTACAAACCCTTTGCACTGCACGCGCCATTTCAGCATCGTCCTGGATACCTTTGGCCATGATCCAGGGTTTTTTCTCGTCTATGTATCGATTGGCCACGTCGGCTAGACGCATGATCTCGCGCATGCCGCGATGATATTCAAGATCTTCGTAACTGCGGGCTATAAATTCAGATGATTCCAGCATGTCGCTATACAGCTCGGCATCATCCAATCCATCCGCCAGTTCACCATCAAAAAGCTTATGGATGAATCCGGCACAACGACTGGCGATATTCACCAATTTACCGACCAGATCCGAATTAACTTTTTGTACAAAGTCTTCCAGGTTTAAATCGATGTCATCAATACTTGCATTGAGTTTAGCCGCAAAGTAATAACGCAGATATTCCGGTGCCAGATTATCCAGATAGGTGCGGGCCTTGA is a window from the Gammaproteobacteria bacterium genome containing:
- a CDS encoding electron transport complex subunit RsxB → MLISVLIFVIIALICGALLGLAAVRWATREDPLVEKINALLPQTQCG
- the rsxA gene encoding electron transport complex subunit RsxA — translated: MTELFLIIVSTVLVNNFVLVKFLGLCPFMGVSQKLESAIGMALATTFVLTLSSVCSYLLNTYFLQPFGIEFLRTISFILVIAIVVQFTEMAVKKVSPLLYKILGIYLPLITTNCAVLGVALLNVQEAHTFVQSVFYGFGAALGFSLVMILFAAMRERLQAAQVPVTFRGAAIAFITAGMMSLAFMGFTGLVRF
- the metG gene encoding methionine--tRNA ligase, with amino-acid sequence MTEKQRKIIVTAALPYANGAIHLGHMLEYIQTDIWVRFQKLRGHDCQFVWASDAHGTPIMLSARKQGITAEELIEKMKTEHQGVFDDFQVAYDNFHSTHSQENQDIVEEIFAKLKSNGHIQEKKIEQAYDAEAKMFLPDRFVKGTCPTCKSQDQNGDSCEVCGATYNPTDLIDPVSVVSGTTPIQKKTLHYFFALSNFTQDLQDLVHNGLVPGSMASKLDEWFEAGLQDWDITRDAPYFGFQIPGSEDKYFYVWLDAPVGYMASHKQLSHRTGKNDFPQAWQKNSEHEIYHFIGKDIVYFHALFWPAVLAGAGYKVPTKIFPHGFLTVDGKKMSKSRGTFIKARTYLDNLAPEYLRYYFAAKLNASIDDIDLNLEDFVQKVNSDLVGKLVNIASRCAGFIHKLFDGELADGLDDAELYSDMLESSEFIARSYEDLEYHRGMREIMRLADVANRYIDEKKPWIMAKGIQDDAEMARAVQRVCTQGLNCFRVLVHYLKPVIPELAKKAEAFLNITSPSWNAIQAPLLDHRIEKFKPLLTRVDSKSINAIVEASKEDLQVSPSDLSTSKIEALAPEISFDDFVKIDLRVARILSAEIVKDSNKLLKLILDCGDRQRVVFSGIKANYSPADIEGRLTVVVANLKPRKMRFGVSEGMVLCAGGNNSSGEEEIYLLDTDVKAWPGMRIT